One region of Streptomyces leeuwenhoekii genomic DNA includes:
- a CDS encoding VOC family protein — MSVELNHTIIHARDNRESAEFFASLLGLEITGEWGPFIAVDLNNGVTLDFATIPADRITPQHYAFLISEEEFDAAYARIRQRGTEFYADPHRTQPGTINHNDGGRGVYFMDPAGHAMELITVPYGGWPA, encoded by the coding sequence TTGTCGGTCGAGTTGAACCACACGATCATCCACGCCCGGGACAACCGGGAGTCCGCCGAATTCTTCGCCAGCCTGCTGGGTCTCGAGATCACCGGCGAGTGGGGCCCGTTCATCGCGGTGGACCTGAACAACGGCGTCACGCTGGATTTCGCCACCATCCCCGCGGACCGGATCACCCCGCAGCACTACGCCTTCCTGATCTCCGAGGAGGAGTTCGACGCGGCGTACGCGCGGATCAGGCAGCGCGGCACCGAGTTCTACGCCGACCCGCACCGGACACAGCCCGGCACGATCAACCACAACGACGGCGGCCGCGGCGTCTACTTCATGGACCCGGCGGGCCACGCCATGGAGCTCATCACCGTGCCCTACGGCGGCTGGCCGGCGTGA
- a CDS encoding cytochrome P450 family protein yields MSEQPILVLDPTGSDHHAEHLALRAHGSLARVDILGVQAWAVTDPALLKRLLTSPDVSKDPRAHWPAFAETVTRWPLALWVAAENMFTAYGSDHRRLRRMIAPAFSARRVAAMKEAIDRMVATLLDILAALPAGEPVDLREHLAYPLPIAVIGHLMGVPEEQRDALRGLVDNVFDTTLSPAEAQANATLLYERLDQLIATKRRFPGDDMTSQLIAARDDETDGSGLTQDELRDTLLLMISAGYETTVNVIDQSIHTLLTRPDQLRLVRTGAIGWNDVVEETLRHEPAVKHLPLRYAVNDIPLPDGRTIARGEAILASYAAANRHPDWHHDPDTFDAARAHQEHLAFGHGVHYCLGAPLARLEVATALEHLFDRFPGIRLAVPASELRPVPSLISNGHQTLPVHLHGPLADGPSTA; encoded by the coding sequence GTGTCCGAGCAGCCGATCCTCGTCCTCGACCCCACCGGCTCCGACCACCACGCCGAGCACCTCGCCCTGCGTGCCCACGGCTCGTTGGCCCGCGTCGACATCCTCGGTGTGCAGGCGTGGGCCGTGACCGATCCGGCCCTCCTCAAGCGCCTCCTCACCAGCCCCGACGTGTCCAAGGACCCCCGCGCCCACTGGCCCGCCTTCGCCGAGACCGTGACCCGCTGGCCGCTCGCGCTGTGGGTCGCGGCGGAGAACATGTTCACCGCCTACGGGAGCGACCACCGCCGCCTGCGCCGCATGATCGCCCCCGCGTTCAGCGCCCGGCGCGTCGCCGCCATGAAGGAAGCGATCGACCGGATGGTGGCCACCCTGCTCGACATCCTGGCCGCGCTGCCCGCCGGGGAACCGGTGGACCTGCGCGAGCACTTGGCCTATCCGCTGCCCATCGCGGTGATCGGCCATCTGATGGGCGTCCCCGAAGAGCAGCGCGACGCCCTGCGCGGCCTCGTCGACAACGTCTTCGACACCACCCTCTCCCCCGCCGAGGCCCAGGCCAACGCCACCCTGCTGTACGAGCGGCTGGACCAGCTCATCGCCACCAAACGCCGTTTCCCCGGCGACGACATGACGTCCCAGTTGATCGCCGCACGGGACGACGAGACCGACGGCTCCGGCCTGACCCAGGACGAACTGCGCGACACGCTGCTGCTGATGATCAGCGCCGGGTACGAGACCACCGTCAACGTCATCGACCAGAGCATCCACACCCTGCTCACCCGCCCCGACCAGCTCCGTCTGGTCCGCACCGGGGCCATCGGCTGGAACGACGTCGTCGAGGAGACCCTGCGCCACGAGCCGGCCGTCAAGCATCTGCCCCTGCGCTACGCCGTCAACGACATTCCCCTGCCAGACGGGCGGACCATCGCCCGCGGCGAGGCCATCCTCGCCTCCTACGCCGCCGCCAACCGCCACCCCGACTGGCATCACGACCCCGACACCTTCGACGCCGCGCGCGCCCATCAGGAACACCTGGCCTTCGGTCACGGCGTCCACTACTGTCTCGGCGCTCCCCTGGCCCGTCTCGAAGTCGCCACCGCCCTGGAACACCTCTTCGACCGCTTCCCCGGCATCCGGCTCGCCGTCCCGGCGTCGGAACTGCGGCCGGTCCCCTCCCTCATCAGCAACGGCCACCAGACCCTTCCGGTCCACCTCCACGGCCCCCTGGCCGACGGCCCGTCGACCGCGTGA
- a CDS encoding IS481 family transposase has product MSHRNAPLTPTGRLRLARCVVDDGWPVRRAAERFQVSHTTAARWAGRYRQAGPEGMHDRSSRPHHQPRRSPATVEEHVVRLRHEHRIGPVRLAARCGIAPSTAHRILVRHNLPALAALDRATGEPVRRYERARPGELVHIDVKKLGRIPDGGGHKVLGRAAGRKNRTGTGLAYLHTALDDHSRLAYTEDLPDEKAATCAAFLTRATAWFAAHGITVERVLTDNAWAYTKNTWRDTCRNLGIQPRWTRPWRPQTNGKVERFHRTLLEEWAYIRPYTSDRERQAAFPDWLDWYNYHRPHTGIDGHTPASRVTNLPGQHN; this is encoded by the coding sequence GTGTCCCACCGTAATGCCCCGCTGACCCCGACCGGGCGGCTTCGCCTGGCCCGGTGCGTCGTCGACGACGGCTGGCCGGTGCGCCGGGCCGCGGAACGCTTCCAGGTCAGCCACACCACCGCAGCCCGCTGGGCCGGGCGCTACCGGCAGGCGGGCCCCGAAGGGATGCACGACCGTTCCAGCCGCCCGCACCACCAGCCCCGCCGGTCTCCTGCCACGGTCGAGGAACACGTCGTACGCCTGCGGCACGAGCACCGCATCGGCCCCGTCCGGCTGGCCGCCCGGTGCGGCATCGCGCCGTCGACGGCCCACCGCATCCTCGTCCGCCACAACCTGCCCGCCCTGGCCGCGCTGGACCGGGCCACCGGCGAGCCCGTCCGCCGCTACGAACGCGCCCGCCCGGGCGAACTCGTCCACATCGACGTCAAGAAACTCGGCCGCATCCCCGATGGCGGCGGCCACAAGGTCCTCGGCCGCGCAGCCGGCCGCAAGAACCGCACCGGCACCGGTCTCGCCTACCTCCACACCGCCCTGGACGATCACTCCCGGCTTGCCTACACCGAAGACCTGCCCGACGAGAAGGCGGCCACCTGCGCCGCCTTCCTCACCCGGGCCACCGCCTGGTTCGCCGCCCACGGCATCACCGTCGAGCGGGTCCTGACCGACAACGCCTGGGCCTACACGAAGAACACCTGGCGCGACACCTGCCGGAACCTGGGGATCCAACCGCGCTGGACCCGGCCGTGGCGACCGCAGACCAACGGCAAGGTCGAGCGCTTCCACCGCACCCTGCTCGAAGAGTGGGCCTACATACGGCCCTACACCTCAGACCGCGAACGACAGGCCGCATTTCCCGACTGGCTGGACTGGTACAACTACCACCGACCCCACACCGGCATCGACGGCCACACACCCGCCAGCCGCGTCACCAACCTGCCGGGACAGCACAACTAG
- a CDS encoding EamA family transporter, with translation MPVSASIGVPAAVLTAAALHAVWNAMAHRIPDKLVGFALINCGYTVCAALLVCFAPFPPAGAWPFLAASAVLEVTSHLFLLRAYQLGDFGQMYPLARGVAPLLVAVVSVTLLDGVLTPVQGVGVLLVSGGLAALALASGGLGRAQLPALGAAVGTGLIIAAYTLVDSTGVRQGGDVLSYIGWLFLCQGPVLPLIALARRRGTLLTQMRPVLGTGLAGGVLSMAAYGLVIWAQAHGNVATVAALRETGILVAAVIATVFFREPFGRLRLVAGAVTLAGIVLMH, from the coding sequence ATGCCCGTCTCCGCCTCCATCGGTGTGCCGGCCGCCGTGCTGACCGCCGCCGCGCTGCACGCGGTCTGGAACGCGATGGCCCACCGGATCCCCGACAAGCTCGTCGGATTCGCGCTCATCAACTGCGGCTACACCGTCTGCGCCGCTCTCCTGGTCTGCTTCGCCCCCTTCCCCCCGGCCGGGGCCTGGCCGTTCCTGGCGGCGTCCGCCGTCCTGGAGGTCACCTCGCACCTGTTCCTGCTGCGGGCCTACCAGTTGGGGGACTTCGGCCAGATGTACCCGCTCGCTCGCGGCGTCGCCCCGCTCCTCGTGGCCGTGGTCTCGGTCACGCTCCTCGACGGCGTCCTCACACCGGTCCAGGGGGTGGGCGTCCTGCTGGTGTCCGGAGGTCTCGCGGCCCTGGCCCTGGCATCCGGAGGTCTTGGCCGCGCCCAGCTCCCGGCCCTGGGCGCCGCGGTGGGCACCGGCCTGATCATCGCCGCCTACACCCTCGTGGACAGCACCGGTGTGCGGCAGGGCGGCGACGTCCTGTCCTACATCGGGTGGCTCTTCCTGTGCCAGGGGCCCGTCCTGCCGCTGATCGCGCTGGCCCGGCGCCGCGGGACGCTGCTCACCCAGATGCGCCCGGTACTCGGTACGGGGCTGGCGGGCGGGGTGCTCTCGATGGCCGCCTACGGCCTGGTGATCTGGGCGCAGGCCCACGGCAACGTCGCCACCGTCGCCGCGCTGCGCGAGACCGGCATCCTCGTCGCCGCGGTCATCGCCACGGTGTTCTTCCGCGAACCCTTCGGACGTCTGCGTCTGGTGGCCGGGGCGGTGACGCTGGCCGGGATCGTCCTCATGCACTAG
- a CDS encoding MurR/RpiR family transcriptional regulator has translation MEQNSASGGRLSAQIRAKLPELRDTEARVARVVLDQGAALVHLSVSDVAALAGTAPSTVVRACQRLGFRGFQEVKIEAARQVAPPPPPPPDDPAARALAETVRASRDALDGVAATLDPTVLSAAAEAFHAAPRVVVAAAGLSTAVALDAAYRLRALGCVVDAPADPLTAQLAAAQLPPDGVCLAVSHTGATRTTVDTARRARRVGAAVVALTSYARSPLSETSTHVLVAGGQDLVFGLETSASRIAHLAAVDALTHTLMALRPETARHHLDLSADVTADHSY, from the coding sequence ATGGAACAGAATTCCGCGAGTGGGGGGCGTCTCTCCGCGCAGATCAGGGCGAAGCTGCCGGAGCTCCGCGACACCGAGGCCCGGGTGGCGCGGGTCGTCCTCGACCAGGGGGCCGCGCTGGTTCATCTGAGCGTCAGCGACGTGGCCGCCCTGGCCGGTACGGCGCCGTCCACGGTGGTGCGCGCCTGCCAGCGGCTCGGCTTCCGGGGCTTCCAGGAAGTGAAGATCGAGGCGGCCCGGCAGGTCGCGCCGCCGCCCCCGCCGCCACCGGACGACCCGGCCGCACGCGCGCTCGCCGAGACCGTCCGGGCCTCCCGCGACGCGCTGGACGGCGTCGCCGCGACCCTCGATCCGACCGTGCTGTCCGCCGCGGCGGAGGCGTTCCACGCGGCGCCACGGGTCGTCGTGGCGGCGGCCGGCCTCTCCACCGCCGTCGCCCTCGACGCCGCCTACCGCCTGCGCGCCCTCGGCTGCGTCGTCGACGCTCCTGCCGACCCGCTCACCGCCCAGCTCGCCGCCGCCCAGCTCCCCCCGGACGGAGTCTGCCTCGCCGTCAGTCACACGGGCGCGACGCGCACCACCGTCGACACCGCCCGCCGCGCCCGCCGGGTGGGGGCCGCCGTGGTGGCCCTCACCAGCTACGCCCGCTCACCGCTCAGCGAGACCAGTACCCATGTCCTCGTCGCCGGCGGTCAGGACCTCGTCTTCGGTCTGGAGACCTCCGCCAGCCGTATCGCCCACCTCGCCGCGGTGGACGCCCTCACCCACACCCTGATGGCCCTGCGCCCCGAAACGGCCCGGCACCACCTCGACCTCTCCGCCGACGTCACCGCCGACCACTCCTACTGA
- a CDS encoding alpha/beta fold hydrolase: MDVRRRNNVTLTGPADAPVVVLAHGFGCDQNMWRLVVPALAERYRVVLFDYVGSGGSDLSAWSEERYSSLDGYARDVTEVCEALDLQQAVFVGHSVSAMIGVLAANAAPERIGSLVMVAPSPCYIDDEGYRGGFTAEDIDELLGSLEANYLGWSSAMAPVIMGNPERPELSEELTNSFCATDPDIARVFARTTFLSDSRDDLKAVTVPTLVLECAHDAIAPREVGAYVHAAIPSSRLVTLDATGHCPQLSAPEATARAILDFLERRP; this comes from the coding sequence ATGGATGTACGCCGCAGGAACAACGTGACGCTCACCGGTCCCGCCGACGCGCCGGTGGTGGTCCTGGCCCATGGCTTCGGATGCGACCAGAACATGTGGCGCCTGGTCGTGCCGGCGCTGGCCGAGCGGTACCGGGTGGTGCTGTTCGACTACGTGGGCTCCGGCGGATCGGACCTGTCGGCCTGGAGCGAGGAGCGGTACTCCTCGCTCGACGGCTACGCCCGGGACGTGACCGAGGTGTGCGAGGCGCTGGACCTGCAGCAGGCGGTGTTCGTCGGGCACTCGGTCAGCGCGATGATCGGCGTGCTGGCGGCAAACGCCGCGCCGGAGCGGATCGGGTCGCTGGTGATGGTGGCGCCCTCGCCGTGCTACATCGACGACGAGGGCTACCGGGGCGGTTTCACCGCGGAGGACATCGACGAACTGCTGGGCTCCCTGGAGGCGAACTACCTGGGCTGGTCGTCCGCCATGGCGCCGGTGATCATGGGCAATCCGGAACGGCCGGAGCTCAGCGAGGAGCTGACCAACAGCTTCTGCGCCACCGACCCCGACATCGCCCGCGTCTTCGCCCGCACCACCTTCCTGTCCGACAGCCGCGACGACCTGAAGGCCGTGACCGTGCCGACCCTGGTGCTGGAATGCGCCCACGACGCCATCGCGCCCCGCGAGGTCGGCGCCTACGTCCACGCCGCGATCCCGTCCTCCCGCTTGGTCACCCTGGACGCCACCGGACACTGCCCGCAGCTCAGCGCCCCGGAAGCCACCGCGCGGGCCATCCTCGACTTCCTTGAGCGCCGCCCGTGA
- a CDS encoding PP2C family protein-serine/threonine phosphatase — protein sequence MCRTGDVFEPSGTGDGKAMDAAFTALLEDSVEELYESAPCGYLSTLMDGTIAKVNATLLGWLGLEREAVVGRRYFADLLTVGGRLYHETHFAPLLRMQGEVRGIALEMKTAHGGRLPVLVSSVIKYGSEGEPLLIRTTVFDASDRRAYEEELLRRRQEAERARAEAERARAEAEEARRQAETDRARLADALAVLQKSLLPHALPVLPGLETAVHYHTASPDQLGGDFYDLFSLDGDRWAFFLGDVCGKGPQAAAVTSLTRYTLRAAAHHDSEPKRVLTTLNAALHEEYTASGDPRYCTCIFGVLQPAADGGMTVCLGSGGHPPALVLRADGRAEFLHTPGGMLVGALPAVPFVTVETTLAPGETLLLYTDGLTEARTDSTGEGLYGEDALLAFAADHAPAPPRTVIAALTELLEGFGDGLNDDTALLALGIPAQAGPGTE from the coding sequence ATGTGCCGCACGGGCGACGTCTTCGAGCCGTCCGGGACGGGTGACGGCAAAGCCATGGACGCGGCCTTCACCGCCCTGCTGGAGGACAGCGTCGAAGAGCTCTACGAGTCGGCGCCCTGCGGATACCTGTCCACGTTGATGGACGGCACCATCGCCAAGGTCAACGCCACGCTGCTGGGCTGGCTGGGCCTGGAGCGCGAGGCCGTCGTCGGGCGCAGGTACTTCGCCGACCTGCTGACCGTCGGCGGCAGGCTGTACCACGAGACGCACTTCGCGCCCCTGCTGCGCATGCAGGGCGAAGTGCGCGGCATCGCCCTGGAGATGAAGACCGCTCACGGCGGCCGGCTGCCGGTGCTGGTCTCGTCCGTGATCAAGTACGGCAGCGAGGGCGAGCCCCTGCTGATCCGCACCACCGTCTTCGACGCCTCCGACCGGCGGGCCTACGAAGAGGAGCTGCTGCGCCGCCGCCAGGAGGCCGAACGTGCCCGCGCCGAGGCCGAGCGGGCACGGGCGGAGGCGGAGGAGGCCAGGAGGCAGGCCGAGACCGACCGGGCACGGCTGGCCGACGCGCTCGCCGTACTCCAGAAGTCCCTCCTGCCTCACGCCCTGCCGGTCCTTCCCGGCCTGGAGACGGCCGTGCACTACCACACGGCCTCCCCCGATCAGCTCGGTGGCGACTTCTACGACCTGTTCTCCCTCGACGGGGACCGGTGGGCCTTCTTTCTCGGTGACGTGTGCGGCAAGGGTCCCCAAGCCGCGGCGGTGACCTCGCTGACCCGCTACACCCTGCGCGCCGCCGCCCATCACGATTCCGAGCCCAAGAGGGTGCTGACCACGCTGAACGCTGCGCTGCACGAGGAGTACACGGCCAGCGGCGACCCCCGGTACTGCACCTGCATATTCGGTGTTCTTCAACCCGCCGCCGACGGCGGCATGACCGTGTGCCTGGGTTCCGGCGGTCATCCTCCGGCGCTCGTCCTGAGGGCCGACGGCCGGGCCGAGTTCCTGCACACGCCGGGAGGCATGCTGGTGGGCGCCCTGCCCGCCGTGCCCTTCGTGACCGTCGAGACCACCCTCGCCCCAGGCGAGACACTCCTGCTGTACACCGATGGCCTCACCGAGGCGCGCACCGACTCCACCGGCGAGGGCCTGTACGGCGAGGACGCCCTGCTCGCCTTCGCCGCCGACCACGCCCCCGCCCCGCCCCGTACCGTGATCGCCGCGCTGACCGAACTGCTCGAAGGCTTCGGCGACGGCCTCAACGACGACACCGCCCTGCTCGCCCTGGGTATCCCCGCCCAGGCCGGCCCCGGCACCGAATGA
- a CDS encoding STAS domain-containing protein, protein MTPLHITHHDTGAGPTLHVTGELDYAEAPVMRDRIDRLVLRPGQCLTLDLSGLGYCDSSGITALLAARQHALAADADIALAAVPAPLLRILTLVGLDQVFTLRPGPEPSPGAGCGV, encoded by the coding sequence ATGACACCGCTCCACATCACTCACCACGACACCGGCGCCGGCCCCACCCTGCATGTGACCGGTGAACTCGACTACGCCGAGGCACCCGTCATGAGAGACCGCATCGACCGCCTCGTCCTGCGGCCGGGGCAATGCCTGACCCTCGACCTGTCCGGCCTGGGATACTGCGACTCCAGCGGCATCACCGCCCTGCTCGCCGCACGCCAGCACGCACTGGCCGCCGACGCCGACATCGCCCTGGCCGCCGTCCCCGCCCCCCTTCTGCGCATCCTCACCCTCGTCGGCCTCGATCAGGTCTTCACCCTCCGCCCCGGCCCGGAGCCCTCACCGGGCGCGGGCTGCGGGGTCTAG
- a CDS encoding carbohydrate kinase family protein yields the protein MAETGHDILVAGGAGVDTIVRVPELRVPPGDSVFVPPVRDYVAHTGNGVARGCRALGMRTKFIDFLGDDAQGRQILAAYAADGLDFSHVVSPHGTPRGVNLVDPQGRRFSFYDGRHPAGLRLPRDFYLPYLERARHVHLSITGVTRDMHEDVHRLGVPSSTDLHDWDGADPHHRGYALASDYVFLSAAAVRDRLGDVLRSVLAEGRARLVAATDGAAGCHVLERGGTQVRHFPAVRPERAVIDSNGAGDAFVSAFLHALSQGRPVEECVLAGSVSGAFACTSEGTHSEFIDLPRLRAACARATAAG from the coding sequence ATGGCGGAGACCGGTCACGACATCCTGGTGGCGGGCGGCGCCGGCGTGGACACCATCGTCCGCGTGCCCGAACTGCGCGTCCCGCCGGGCGACTCGGTGTTCGTGCCCCCGGTGCGCGACTACGTCGCCCACACCGGCAACGGTGTCGCGCGCGGCTGCCGTGCCCTCGGCATGAGGACGAAATTCATCGACTTCCTGGGGGACGACGCGCAGGGCCGGCAGATCCTCGCCGCCTACGCAGCCGACGGCCTCGACTTCAGCCACGTCGTATCGCCGCACGGCACACCCCGCGGGGTCAACCTCGTCGACCCGCAGGGCCGCCGGTTCTCCTTCTACGACGGCCGCCACCCCGCCGGCCTCCGGCTGCCCCGCGACTTCTACCTGCCGTACCTGGAGCGGGCCCGTCATGTGCACCTGTCCATCACCGGCGTCACACGGGACATGCACGAGGACGTCCACCGCCTGGGCGTCCCCAGCTCCACGGACCTGCACGACTGGGACGGCGCCGACCCGCACCACCGCGGGTACGCCCTCGCCTCCGACTACGTGTTCCTCAGCGCCGCCGCCGTCCGCGACCGGCTCGGCGACGTGCTGCGGTCCGTCCTGGCCGAGGGCCGGGCCCGGCTCGTCGCCGCCACCGACGGGGCCGCCGGATGCCACGTCCTGGAGCGGGGCGGCACTCAGGTGCGCCACTTCCCCGCCGTGCGTCCGGAGCGCGCGGTGATCGACAGCAATGGTGCCGGTGACGCGTTCGTCAGCGCCTTCCTGCACGCCCTGTCCCAGGGGCGTCCCGTGGAGGAGTGCGTACTCGCCGGCTCGGTCTCCGGCGCGTTCGCGTGCACCAGCGAAGGCACGCACAGCGAGTTCATCGACCTGCCGCGGCTGCGCGCGGCGTGCGCTCGCGCCACGGCCGCCGGCTGA
- a CDS encoding hemerythrin domain-containing protein produces MSELRTPQAGDDRAEDTDVVSLLMRQHGDIRNLFDLVEATTGDERREAFRRLVRLLAVHETAEEEVVHPFARRGFPGGEQVVEDRLAEERAAKETLSALEDLDPEDPAFLPRLLELRKDVQEHARAEERYEFTHIRRSTDVTDLASMAKAVKAAEALAPTHPHPGAESGAANVALGPVAALMDRTKDAVRKAMGKDG; encoded by the coding sequence ATGTCCGAACTCCGCACCCCGCAGGCGGGGGACGACCGTGCCGAGGACACCGATGTGGTGTCGCTGCTGATGCGCCAGCACGGCGACATCCGCAACCTCTTCGATCTGGTCGAGGCCACCACCGGCGACGAGCGCCGCGAGGCGTTCCGGCGTCTCGTGCGGCTGCTGGCCGTTCACGAGACCGCCGAGGAGGAGGTCGTCCACCCCTTCGCCCGGCGCGGCTTCCCGGGCGGGGAGCAGGTCGTCGAGGACCGGCTCGCCGAGGAGCGGGCGGCCAAGGAGACCCTCTCGGCGCTGGAGGACCTCGATCCGGAGGACCCGGCTTTCCTGCCGCGGCTGCTGGAGCTGCGCAAGGACGTCCAGGAACATGCCCGGGCGGAGGAACGCTACGAGTTCACCCACATCCGCCGCAGTACCGACGTCACCGACCTGGCCTCCATGGCCAAGGCCGTCAAGGCGGCCGAAGCCCTCGCCCCCACGCACCCGCACCCCGGTGCGGAGTCGGGAGCGGCGAACGTCGCGCTCGGACCGGTCGCCGCCCTGATGGACCGGACCAAGGACGCGGTGCGCAAGGCCATGGGGAAGGACGGCTGA
- a CDS encoding YqjF family protein has product MVAHGAEQRVRLPALRASWLTQTFVHWPFRPEAVQTLLPAHLVVDEYEGAAWVGLTPFVMADVRLPGLLAATPGLPAFAETNLRTYVRQPDGRDGLWFLSIEVACPLLLAARAVGVPYSPGSLSVSAAGDRVSYAGSRWTGGVSYRLVVRPGDPVEPTERDVWLTSRWRAYTRRLGMLWETPVEHEPWPLAHACVDVLEQTLTTAAGLPAPAGTPVVHFSEGVRDVRLGPTRPRLRGAGPS; this is encoded by the coding sequence GTGGTGGCCCACGGAGCCGAGCAGCGGGTGCGCCTGCCCGCGCTACGGGCGAGCTGGCTGACGCAGACGTTCGTCCACTGGCCCTTCCGGCCCGAGGCCGTACAGACACTGCTCCCCGCACATCTCGTCGTGGACGAGTACGAGGGTGCCGCCTGGGTGGGGCTCACCCCCTTCGTCATGGCCGACGTGCGCCTTCCCGGCCTCCTCGCCGCCACGCCCGGTCTCCCGGCGTTCGCCGAGACCAATCTGCGCACCTACGTCCGGCAGCCGGACGGACGGGACGGGCTGTGGTTCCTGTCCATCGAGGTCGCCTGTCCGCTGCTGCTGGCCGCGCGCGCCGTCGGCGTGCCCTACAGCCCGGGCAGCCTGAGCGTCTCCGCGGCCGGCGACCGCGTCTCGTACGCCGGTTCGAGGTGGACGGGCGGGGTCTCCTACCGTCTGGTCGTCCGCCCCGGCGACCCGGTCGAGCCCACGGAACGGGACGTGTGGCTGACCTCGCGCTGGCGGGCGTACACACGTCGCCTCGGCATGCTCTGGGAGACGCCCGTCGAGCACGAGCCGTGGCCGCTCGCCCACGCCTGCGTCGACGTCCTGGAGCAGACGCTGACCACCGCGGCGGGCCTCCCCGCGCCTGCCGGCACGCCCGTGGTCCACTTCTCGGAAGGAGTCAGGGATGTACGACTGGGACCCACCAGGCCCCGCCTGCGGGGAGCGGGCCCTTCCTGA
- a CDS encoding SDR family NAD(P)-dependent oxidoreductase, with product MTGLYGRSVIVTGAGSGIGRAAALAFAAQGDRIVVADLDAEGAEAVVKEIEQTGGTAVAVTGDLSEQAVVDRVARTAVERFGGVDVLVNNAGIMDRMSALADVSDTEWERVIRVNLTAPFLLTRAVLPHMLAAGRGAIVNTASEAGLRGSAAGAPYTASKHGVVGLTKSLAVMYRKQGIRANAICPGGTRTGIVVDAEQGAHGPAALAPHFANLGRVSRPEEQAAAIVFLASEAASNINGAILPVDDGWSAV from the coding sequence ATGACCGGCCTGTACGGGCGCAGCGTGATCGTCACCGGAGCGGGATCGGGCATCGGACGCGCCGCCGCGCTCGCCTTCGCCGCACAGGGTGACCGCATCGTGGTGGCCGACCTCGACGCGGAAGGCGCGGAAGCGGTCGTCAAGGAGATCGAGCAGACGGGCGGCACCGCGGTGGCCGTCACCGGCGACCTGAGCGAGCAGGCGGTCGTGGACCGGGTGGCGCGGACCGCGGTGGAGCGCTTCGGCGGGGTGGACGTCCTGGTGAACAACGCCGGGATCATGGACCGTATGTCGGCGCTGGCCGACGTGAGCGACACCGAGTGGGAGCGGGTCATCCGGGTCAACCTCACCGCGCCCTTCCTCCTCACCCGCGCCGTGCTGCCGCACATGCTGGCCGCGGGCCGGGGCGCCATCGTGAACACCGCCTCGGAGGCCGGCCTGCGGGGCAGCGCGGCGGGCGCCCCTTACACCGCCTCCAAGCACGGCGTGGTGGGGCTGACGAAGTCGCTGGCGGTGATGTACCGCAAGCAGGGCATCCGGGCCAACGCGATCTGCCCGGGCGGCACCCGGACCGGCATCGTCGTGGACGCCGAACAGGGCGCCCACGGGCCGGCCGCGCTCGCCCCGCACTTCGCCAACCTCGGACGCGTCTCGCGGCCCGAGGAGCAGGCGGCGGCGATCGTGTTCCTCGCCTCCGAGGCCGCGAGCAACATCAACGGCGCGATCCTGCCCGTGGACGACGGCTGGTCCGCGGTCTGA